A single window of Nicotiana sylvestris chromosome 3, ASM39365v2, whole genome shotgun sequence DNA harbors:
- the LOC104242260 gene encoding anaerobic nitrite reductase MHB1 → MGSFTEEQEALVVKSWDSLKKNAGEWGLKLFLKIFEIAPSAKKLFSFLKDSNVPLGQNAKLKPHAKSVFVMTCEAAVQLRKAGKVVVRDSTLKKLGATHFKYGVVDEHFEVTKFALLETIKEAVPDMWSVDMKNAWGEAFDQLVNAIKTEMK, encoded by the exons ATGGGTAGCTTTACAGAAGAGCAAGAAGCTCTGGTTGTCAAGTCATGGGATTCCTTGAAGAAGAATGCCGGCGAATGGGGTCTCAAACTCTTTCTCAA GATATTTGAGATTGCACCATCGGCTAAGAAACTGTTCTCATTCCTCAAAGATTCAAATGTGCCCTTGGGGCAAAatgccaaactcaagcctcatgcTAAGTCTGTCTTTGTTATG ACTTGTGAAGCCGCAGTTCAACTTAGAAAAGCAGGAAAAGTAGTGGTGAGGGATTCAACTCTCAAAAAGTTGGGTGCTACGCACTTCAAATACGGCGTCGTTGATGAGCATTTTGAG GTAACAAAGTTTGCCTTGTTGGAGACAATCAAAGAAGCTGTTCCAGATATGTGGAGCGTTGATATGAAGAATGCGTGGGGCGAGGCCTTTGATCAGTTGGTCAATGCTATCAAGACCGAGATGAAGTAG